One Streptomyces sp. L2 genomic window carries:
- a CDS encoding geranylgeranyl reductase family protein encodes MIVVGAGPAGSTTAYHLARAGLDVLLLEKTEFPREKVCGDGLTPRAVKQLVAMGIDISEEAGWLRNKGLRIIGGGTRLQLDWPDLATYPNYGLVRKRDDFDEQLARNAQKAGARLYERCNVSGPVVDDRTGRITGVTAKLGEEKREVTFHAPLVVAADGNSTRLSLAMGLHRREDRPMGVAVRTYFTSPRHDDDYLESWLELWDRRGPQDRLLPGYGWIFGMGDGTSNVGLGVLNTSASFKDLDWREILKAWCASMPEDWGYTPENMTGPIRGAALPMAFNRQPHYTRGLLLVGDAGGLVNPFNGEGIAYAMESGQLAAEVIVQALGRATPAQRELALQRYPRVLKDTYGGYYTLGRAFVKLIGNPKVMQIAAQRGLTHPVLMKFTLKLLANLTDPTGGDAMDRVINGLSKVAPKA; translated from the coding sequence GTGATCGTCGTGGGCGCCGGCCCGGCCGGGTCCACTACCGCCTACCACCTCGCCCGCGCCGGACTCGACGTACTCCTGCTGGAGAAGACCGAGTTCCCCCGCGAGAAGGTCTGCGGCGACGGCCTCACCCCGCGCGCGGTCAAGCAGCTCGTCGCCATGGGCATCGACATCTCCGAGGAAGCCGGCTGGCTGCGCAACAAGGGCCTGAGGATCATCGGCGGCGGCACCCGCCTCCAGCTGGACTGGCCGGATCTCGCCACCTATCCGAACTACGGCCTCGTCCGCAAGCGCGACGACTTCGACGAGCAGCTCGCCCGCAACGCCCAGAAGGCCGGCGCCCGCCTCTACGAGCGCTGCAACGTCTCCGGCCCGGTCGTCGACGACCGCACCGGCCGCATCACCGGCGTGACGGCCAAGCTGGGCGAGGAGAAGCGCGAGGTCACCTTCCACGCGCCGCTGGTGGTCGCCGCCGACGGCAACTCCACCCGGCTCTCCCTCGCGATGGGCCTGCACCGCCGCGAGGACCGCCCGATGGGCGTCGCCGTGCGCACCTACTTCACCTCGCCCCGCCACGACGACGACTATCTGGAGTCCTGGCTGGAGCTGTGGGACCGGCGCGGACCCCAGGACCGCCTGCTGCCCGGCTACGGCTGGATCTTCGGCATGGGCGACGGCACCTCCAACGTCGGTCTCGGCGTCCTCAACACCTCCGCCTCCTTCAAGGACCTCGACTGGCGCGAGATCCTCAAGGCCTGGTGCGCCTCCATGCCGGAGGACTGGGGCTACACCCCCGAGAACATGACCGGCCCGATCCGCGGCGCCGCCCTGCCCATGGCGTTCAACCGGCAGCCGCACTACACGCGCGGGCTGCTGCTCGTCGGCGACGCCGGCGGCCTGGTGAACCCCTTCAACGGCGAGGGCATCGCCTACGCCATGGAGTCCGGCCAGCTCGCCGCCGAGGTCATCGTCCAGGCCCTCGGGCGCGCCACCCCGGCCCAGCGTGAACTCGCCCTGCAGCGCTACCCGCGCGTCCTGAAGGACACCTACGGCGGCTACTACACCCTCGGCCGCGCCTTCGTGAAGCTCATCGGAAACCCGAAGGTCATGCAGATCGCCGCCCAGCGGGGCCTGACCCACCCCGTGCTGATGAAGTTCACCCTCAAACTGCTGGCCAACCTCACCGACCCCACGGGCGGCGACGCGATGGACCG
- a CDS encoding GNAT family N-acetyltransferase gives MNEALPAVRLRVPTHEDAFAWHRVFDDPEVMEFYGGRPAELSVYEELTARQRRHDAEYGFCLWTLLGDDGEVIGFTGAQPWQPDWGPVGEIEIGWRLGRAHWGRGHATAAARETLDRVRAAGVPGVVAMVRPGNERSISVTRRLGMTPAETFTHPALNEPALCFRLAFDAPSPRSTPPSNPPSNPK, from the coding sequence GTGAACGAAGCTCTCCCCGCAGTACGGCTGCGCGTGCCCACCCACGAGGACGCGTTCGCCTGGCACCGCGTCTTCGACGACCCGGAGGTCATGGAGTTCTACGGCGGCCGGCCCGCGGAGTTGTCCGTGTACGAGGAGCTGACCGCGCGCCAGCGGCGGCACGACGCGGAGTACGGCTTCTGCCTGTGGACCCTGCTGGGCGACGACGGGGAGGTCATCGGTTTCACGGGCGCCCAGCCCTGGCAGCCGGACTGGGGGCCGGTCGGCGAGATAGAGATCGGCTGGCGGCTCGGCCGGGCGCACTGGGGCCGGGGGCACGCCACCGCGGCCGCGCGCGAGACGCTGGACCGCGTCCGGGCGGCCGGGGTGCCGGGAGTGGTGGCGATGGTACGGCCCGGCAACGAGCGGTCGATCTCAGTGACCCGGCGGCTCGGCATGACGCCGGCGGAGACCTTCACGCACCCGGCACTGAACGAACCGGCGCTCTGCTTCCGGCTCGCGTTCGACGCCCCGAGCCCGCGCTCGACACCACCGAGCAACCCACCGAGTAACCCAAAGTAG